The segment TTATCTTAAGCACATAGGAGTTTATATATATAAAAGAGAGATTTTAGAGAAATTTGTAAGTCTAGGAGAAAGTTATCTTGAAAAAATAGAAAAACTTGAGCAGCTGAGGCTACTTGAAAATGGAATACCGATTTATTGCATTTTTGCAGAAAAAGACACAATTTCAGTAGATAGAAAAGAGGATATACCCTTAATAGAAAAATACCTATGAAGTGTAAAATTTGTAACAAAGACTTCGATTACCTTACAAGAATTTTAAGGATTTGCAAAAGTTGTCTTATTGAGAATTTTGAAAACATAAAGGAAGAGCTTATTTCTATTCATAGGTTAACAAGGGAAAAATTTGAACTAACTTTTCCAACTGGTGAAGGTGAAATTAAGTGTAAGTTTTGTGCAAGAGAATGTCCACTTTCAGAAAATGAAAGGGGATTCTGTGGGCTTAGAGAATATAGAAATAAAAAATTTATAAACTACTCTAATGATAATTACGGTTTTTTCCAGTTTTACTACGATCCACTTCCAACAAACTGTGTAGCAGATTGGATTTGTAAAGGGCACACTGCCTATGGAAAGTATAATCTTGCAGTCTTTTACGAGACTTGTTCTTTAAATTGCCTTTACTGTCAAAATTATCACTTTAGATATAGAAAACCGTGGAAAGAAAAGGCTCACTCATATGTGGAGTTATTAAGGGCACTCAATCCTGTTGTCTTTTGCGTTTGTTTTTTTGGTGGTGACCCTACAACACAGGCTATCCACTCTATAAAATTCTCTGAGGAAGCGATCAAAATGGGCAAAGTTATATGTTATGAGTCAAACGGAATGTGGAACAAAAATTTACTTTTAAAAATTTTAGAAATTGTAAAGGAAAGTGGAGGAATTTTAAAGTTTGACATAAAGGCCTATTCAAAAGAAGTATATTTTGCACTGACAGGATATGATGGTAAAAAAGTTTTTGAAAATTTAGAGCTAGCTGTAAATTATCTTGGTGACCTATCATCAAAACACTTATGTGCTTCGACCCTTATGGTTCCAGGTTATATAGATGAGTATGAAATTTCAGGTATCTGCGAATTTATATCAAAGTTAAATCCGTCAATACCCTACGCTCTACTTGCTTTTGCACCCCATTTTGAAATGAGTGATGCAAGGCGAAACTATAAGAGTGAAGCTTATAGGTTCTATGAAATAGTAAAGAGTAAAGGACTAAAAAACGTAAGAATAGGAAACTTTTTCCTACTTTTAGAAAAATAATAAATTTTCAGGAATCTTGTTGGTTTCTTCTATGGCTTATAATTCACTACCTCGAAAGTCTATCTGGTGAACAATGGAAGATCAGCTAAAAAATGTGAAAGTTGCAATAAAAAGAGAATTAGGGATGGTTTCGTTGAAACTCGGTATTATCTGATCGATACAAGAACTTCCCTGGAGCGCTTATTTCTGAAAGCATGGAAATTAGACCTTGTGCAAGCCATATAAGGAGTTTACTTGAAATCTCACTTAATTTTTTTTTAGAATTATAAAAGCAAAAAGGGTTGGGTGCCGGGAAGTGGGTGAGAATCCCACACCGTCCCCGCGACCGTGATAGACCGGTAAGGAAGTGTTTTCGGGGCAAAGTGCCCGCCACTGGGAAAAAGGGTTTTAACCTACCAAAAGGTTAAAGCTCTTTTCCTGGGAAGGTGGAAAACACTTCCATGAAGGTCTTAAGTCGGGAGACCGACCCAACCCTATAAAAAGCCCCGGGGAAAGGGCAAAGGGTTGTATCCCCAACCTGGGGATCCCTTAAAAATTATGTCAAAACTATATCTCATTTTTATAATTAGCCAAACTTACAGCTCTGGGGAAAAGTTATACATAATTTCCCCCATAGAGGTTTCCGCAAAGTATCCGGAAAGCTTCATAACTTCAAAAGGTACCTCCTACATGATCGACTCTACACTACTTTCTACCTTTAAGTTTGATCCATACCTTTTAAACCTATCTTATAGCCCCTCTCTTTTTATAAATACCTATGGTCTTCCAGGCTACTTACAGACAGCCTTTTTTAGAGGGTTTTCATCTACAAGAACCGGTGTTTATCTAGAAGGCTTTAAACTAAACTCAAGAACATCTGGAAGTTTTAACCTATCTTTACTTTCAGGTCTACCCTTCTCTAAAGTTGAAATTCTTTCCTCATCTTGCTCCTCTTTATACGGAGAAAACGCCTTAGGTGGTGTTATGAATTTCAAATTAGAGAGAAAGAAAGGACTCGGCATAAAAGGGGGAGCAGGAAACTTAAGGACAACATTTTTCTCTGGGATCGCAAACCTAGATTACTCTCATTTTTACTACACAACTTACACCTCAATTCCTCCTATACCTTATCTTCGAAACAAAGATAGTCACCTCTCGAGATTTGCAAACCTTTTCGAGCATAAAAATTTTAAATCTATCTTATTTTACTCAAGAAATAACATAGGAAATCCCACCAATGACACAACTAGAGAAAACGATGAAGTCGTTCTTACAGGTATAAATTTCAGGAACCAATATCTAAACTTAGGTTATCAATACAAAAAGGACAATATTGAACTTATTTTTTCGAACCTAAAATCAAAACAATGGAACGTATCAAACAGATTCACAGGTGATGTCTTTTTAGGTACTACAAATCTTAAGTTAAGAGCCGGTTTTGAATACGAAAGGGAATACTTAAAGGGAAATGGATTTGAAAACACTAATCCTAAAGATGAAAGATTTTACCCATACTTTGCCTTAGAGCTTGTTTTAAACCAGATTATTCCGTACTTTGAAGGAGGAAAAGAAATAGGGGGTGCCCATGAAAGGGAGGGGCCCTTTGTATATAGGGGAGGTCTATTAATTTTTTCAGAAGAGGGTTCTATTTATTTTAATTATTCAAGAGGATTTAGAGCTCCTACTCTATTAGACCTTTATTACCCCTTTTACGGGTCTACAAAGGGAAATCCAGATTTAAAGCCAGAGATTTCTGAAGAGATTGAGGGAGGTTTGAAGGCCTTAAGTAATAATCTGCTATTTATTCTTTCATATTTTAGAAGAAAACTCGAGAAGGGAATTATATGGGCTCCTGATGAAAATTTCATATTTACTCCTCAAAATGTAGAAAAAGTAAAAGTACAGGGACTTGAAAGTCTCCTAAGCTATAAACTCCAAAACTTCCTTGTAAGTATTAACTTTATGCTTTTCAGAGAGAGAAAGAAGATAGAAAAAGATAAAGCAGAAAATTTAATGTTCGTTCCCACGTATACATTAACTTTACTGACAGGCTATTCTCTTAAGGATCTTACTATTAACTATAGAGTTAGATTCTTAGGACCTCACACTTCATTAACACCTCTACTTACAAGGGAAGAGATAAAGTCTATCTATCTTAACGATCTATCCTTTTACTATGAGTTAAATAAGAATTTAAGTATTTCTCTTATTGTTACAAATGTTGACAATAAATGTTATGTAATTCAAATAGGATATCCGCCGGAAAGAAGGAGAGTGCATGCTTTTGTTGAATCAAACTTTTAGCTTATTTTTATTTCTATTTAGCCCCAGGATCGTCTCCCTCGCTCCAAGTATAACTGACTTTTTAATCAAACTTAATCTTAGTGGCTATATTGTTGGAAAAACCTATCTGGATCCTGGTTACATAAAGGCAGAGATTGTCCTCTTCCCCACCCTTAGAATTTCGCGAGAAAAAATATACGAACTAAAACCAACTCATATTATTTCCGCCGGCCTTATTAAAGAAGAAGAACTAAATTTCTTTAAAAAAAAAGTATTAAAGTCATAGACATAGAATATGAAAGCATCTTTGACATAGCACAAACTTACCTTCTTCTTGGTAAAGAGTTTAACATAGAAGAGCTCTCTCTAAGAGAGCTTAAAATTTTTCTTGATACTCTGTTTTTATATAAGGGTATAAAAAGTAAAAAAACTGTCTTATTTGTACTCGATATAACAAATGGCGTTTTTTGTCCAGGTAAAAAAACCTTTATAAGTGACCTAATTAACTGGATCGGCTTTAAAAATTACTCAGATTTTTATGAGGGCTATAGATTAGTCTCTTTTGAAAAACTAGTTCAAGACCAACCAGACATTGTAATATTTAATTTCAAAAACTCCCTTGAGCTTATAAAAAATACCCCTTTAAAAAACTTAAAAGCCATAAAAAATAAAAAAGCCTATGAAGTCAACAATCCAGACTACTTTTCAAGACCCTCGCCTTTAATCTTAAAAGCCCTGAAGTTTTTATCACAAATTGATTAGAAACAATCTGCTTTTATTTATTATTTTGCTTACTCTTCTCATCTTTTCTATATTCATTGGACCTGTAAAAACAGTTGACAAAGAGGTAATTTTAAACATAAGATTACCACGAATTTTAACGGTAATTCTTTCAGGTTCGTTACTTGGACTTTCAGGGCTTTTTACTCAAACTCTATTTAAAAATCCAATTGCTGAACCTTATTTACTTGGTATTTCTGCAGGTGCTGCCCTTGGAGCATTTATCTCTGACACATTTTTGCCCTTTATCCCCTATAAAAATCAGGTCTCTGCCTTCCTTTTTTCTCAACTAACCGTTATCATTGTGATTTTAATTTCCATTAGAAATGGATTTTTACCAAAAGAAACGCTTCTTCTATCAGGAATTGCATTATCACTACTTTTATCTAGTCTACTCTCATTTCTGATTTTCACTTCCCCTAAAGAGAGGCTAAAAATCTTCTTTTGGCTCTTTGGATCATTTTCACTTGTTGAATGGCGCGAATTCATTATAGTACTTTTTTCCTTCTTGATTTTTCTTTCTGCCCTGATTTTCAACCTAAACAAATACGACTTACTTTTATTATCCGACGAGGAAAGTACTTCTATGGGTATAAATCTAAAGGTTGAGAGAATCTATCTTTCTCTTTTAATTGCCTTTGCAACTGGTATAGTAGTTTCTATAGCAGGAATTATTGGCTTTATAGGACTTATCGTGCCACACTCAAGTAGAATAATTGTCGGCTCAGGCAAGCATAAAAAAGTTTTTCTACCAGTTATGCTTTTAGGTGCAATTATTCTTCTAATTTGTGATAATTTTTCAAGATTACTTTTAAAAGGGGCCGAAATTCCCGTCGGTGTATTTACCTCTCTCCTGGGCGTTCCCTTTTTTCTTTTTCTCTTATTTAAAGAAAGAAGAGTTAGCTTTTAAAGTATCTATTAAAAAAGAGCCTATCAATTGTGATAATACCGGGGGGTAAATCATTTATTTTTTTTATCCAATTAGCAACTATTGAAGCGGTCGCCTCATCACCTGGAATTCCACCTTTTACCTCCATCGTAAGTGAAGGCTTGCCCTCTATAGATACTCTATCTACCGGACTTTCTGCATCAAGACTCATTTCCAGGAAAAGATCTACGTTTATATTCTCTTCAGTTTCAACTTTAACCTCATGAAGTATTCCGCATACCTCACCAGGTTTTACCTCAAAATACTCTGTTTTTATAAATTCCTTAGCAATTTTAGGATTACAGGTTTCTTTCAAATCTTTAATCTTAAGTGAAAGTGTTTTAGCTAAAATTGAACCAGATTCTGCAAGTCCTACATGTCCTATTTCTCTTTTTTCCCACTTTTTATAAAACTCCTCTTCTTTTAGGCCTGAACCGATTTTCTTTTGAAGAGGATATCTCCTTTTACTGGCATTATTTATTCTTTCGACCCTTATTGAATAAATTTCTTCAAAGACACAGGAGAAAAACGAGGGAAGAAAGTCCATAACGAATCCGGGATTAACACCAGTTGGAAGCACAGTCTTTTCTACTGCTTTAGCTTTTCTTTCAATCTCTTTCGCAAGATCTGGATTTCTTAGGTAAGGATCTGTCATCTCTTCAGTGGTGGTTATTATGTGATGTCCCATATCAAGGATGAGCATGTACTGATCTATCACATCTTTAACGTAAGAGCCTGTGAGATGAAGAACTATCCCATTTTTGTATCCTTTTAGAACCTTTTCAGCATCTTTCTCAACAATGATATCAGAGTATTTATCTAAACCTGTTATTTCAGCAACTGACTTTCCAACTTTCTCTGGATCAATATCAATCACACCAGCCAATTCGATACCCTCTTTTTTATGAATGTTTTTTAACACTATTTTACCTATTTCACCAAGACCAAATATGAAGACTTTATTCATGGCATTCTATTTTAGGAAATTTCTTTTAAGTTTTTCAATATAGTAAATTATAATTGTGAAAATTTTAATTAGTCCCCTTTTTGGTATTGGAGACACCTTAATGATGACTCCTGCTCTAAGGCTATTAAAAGAAAACATAAAGGACGCAAAAATAGACGTCTTCACAATTTTTACTTCCACAAGAGATGTCTTACTTTATAACCCCTTTATCGACAACCTAATTTATTATCCCCTTTTAAAGAATAAGTTAAGGGGACTTTTTTATTTTTTAAAAAACATAAGTTTTAAAAAATATGACCATGTAATTAACTTCTATCCAACAAACAGAAAAGAATATAACATTTTTTCCTTCCTAACAGGTTCTAAATCAAGAATAGGGCACAGCTATAGGCACTTAAATTTTACTGAACTAAATTTTCTAAAAAACAAAAGAATTATGGAAGAAGAAAAAACCCATAATGTCTTAGAAAACATAAGGCTTTTAAAAGAATTTTTTAAAATTGAAATTAAAAGTATTCCTCCTCTTTCAATTTATTTAAAGGATGAAGAACTAAATGGTGCCAGAAAGTTTTTAAGTGAAAAAGGTATTGTAGATAAATTTTTAATAGGAGTTCATGCTGGTTCTAGTGTCTTTAAAGGACACACCGGTAAAAGATGGCCAGAAAAATATTTCCTAGAACTTCTTAGGAGAATAAAAAACAAAATAGAGAACTGTTTCTTTTTAATTTTTGGTTCTAAAGATGATGCTGATGTTAATGAGTTTCTCCAAAGAAATATGGAGGAAAAACTGATAATTACTGATAAAAAAATAAGAGAAGTAGCGGCATTAATAAAACAATGTAAAATCTTTATTTCTAACGATTCAGGACTTATGCATCTTGCAGCAGCTTGTGGTGTACCAGTTCTTGCCCTTTTTGGTCCCACATCTCCCTACAAGCTTTTCCCCTTTGGTGTGAAACATAGAGTTTGTTTTTTAAATCTTGACTGTTCACCCTGCTTTTTCTATTCTCCAAAACCTTTAAGGTGTGTTAAAAACATTAATTTTAAATGTATGAAAAATATGGATGTTGATTTTGTCTATGAAAAATTTATTGAACTTTACAAAGAAATCAATTAATTTTTTTAATTGAGAATTTATTTAACAATTTAAGAGAGTAGCCATAAAAATTAAAGGGAAACAACTTTAGGAATTCATCGAGAAAATACATTAATATTAAAACTTTATGTTCCGTTTTGGAGACCTCAAAACAATAAACATCTATGTTTTTTTTAGAAGCTTCCTTTTCAAATTTTTTTATAATATTTTCATTTAAGGTATCAATTAACAAAACTCCCTCATGAATATTTGAAAATAATAGATTAAAATTTTCCAACTTATCAGTAGAGATTGCAACTCTAAGTTTTATATTCAATGGATAAAGTTGAACTCTAACTTTTTCCTCATTGTTAAATATCCTTATAAAGTAAGAAAAAATGTTAGGATTTTCAAAATCAGGATAAGGTAAAGTTGTTACATTCATGGAGTTTATAGTGTTTAATACAAGATCAAGAAACTTATAACCTTCTTTTTTATCACCAGATAAAATATTTATTTCATACATTTTAATATTAACATTATTTTTAAAGAATAAAAGTGATACAGATCACATTTATTGAAAATTTATTAATTTTTTGATATATTAATAGGGAAGGGGGTGAAAATTGGGTTTGACGGAAGGGATTGCGGATAACCGGGGCATGCCAGGGTGCGGGAACCCTGAAAAAACCCGCGCAAAAAACTGCCAACACCTACGCACTTGCTGCCTAAAATAGGTAGCGGGCTTACTTCAGAGGTCCCTGCTGAAGTAAAGCCTTTAGATAAAGGGGCTAGCTCAGTAAGGTTACCCCTTCCCTTACTGGGGACACTAAAAAGGGGAAGGTCTTCTCCTTAAGTGCCTGTCCTTGGGGAAAGACTAAAATAAAGACAGGCTAAGCATGTAGGCC is part of the Candidatus Hydrothermales bacterium genome and harbors:
- a CDS encoding radical SAM protein yields the protein MKCKICNKDFDYLTRILRICKSCLIENFENIKEELISIHRLTREKFELTFPTGEGEIKCKFCARECPLSENERGFCGLREYRNKKFINYSNDNYGFFQFYYDPLPTNCVADWICKGHTAYGKYNLAVFYETCSLNCLYCQNYHFRYRKPWKEKAHSYVELLRALNPVVFCVCFFGGDPTTQAIHSIKFSEEAIKMGKVICYESNGMWNKNLLLKILEIVKESGGILKFDIKAYSKEVYFALTGYDGKKVFENLELAVNYLGDLSSKHLCASTLMVPGYIDEYEISGICEFISKLNPSIPYALLAFAPHFEMSDARRNYKSEAYRFYEIVKSKGLKNVRIGNFFLLLEK
- a CDS encoding TonB-dependent receptor: MSKLYLIFIISQTYSSGEKLYIISPIEVSAKYPESFITSKGTSYMIDSTLLSTFKFDPYLLNLSYSPSLFINTYGLPGYLQTAFFRGFSSTRTGVYLEGFKLNSRTSGSFNLSLLSGLPFSKVEILSSSCSSLYGENALGGVMNFKLERKKGLGIKGGAGNLRTTFFSGIANLDYSHFYYTTYTSIPPIPYLRNKDSHLSRFANLFEHKNFKSILFYSRNNIGNPTNDTTRENDEVVLTGINFRNQYLNLGYQYKKDNIELIFSNLKSKQWNVSNRFTGDVFLGTTNLKLRAGFEYEREYLKGNGFENTNPKDERFYPYFALELVLNQIIPYFEGGKEIGGAHEREGPFVYRGGLLIFSEEGSIYFNYSRGFRAPTLLDLYYPFYGSTKGNPDLKPEISEEIEGGLKALSNNLLFILSYFRRKLEKGIIWAPDENFIFTPQNVEKVKVQGLESLLSYKLQNFLVSINFMLFRERKKIEKDKAENLMFVPTYTLTLLTGYSLKDLTINYRVRFLGPHTSLTPLLTREEIKSIYLNDLSFYYELNKNLSISLIVTNVDNKCYVIQIGYPPERRRVHAFVESNF
- a CDS encoding iron ABC transporter permease; the encoded protein is MIRNNLLLFIILLTLLIFSIFIGPVKTVDKEVILNIRLPRILTVILSGSLLGLSGLFTQTLFKNPIAEPYLLGISAGAALGAFISDTFLPFIPYKNQVSAFLFSQLTVIIVILISIRNGFLPKETLLLSGIALSLLLSSLLSFLIFTSPKERLKIFFWLFGSFSLVEWREFIIVLFSFLIFLSALIFNLNKYDLLLLSDEESTSMGINLKVERIYLSLLIAFATGIVVSIAGIIGFIGLIVPHSSRIIVGSGKHKKVFLPVMLLGAIILLICDNFSRLLLKGAEIPVGVFTSLLGVPFFLFLLFKERRVSF
- a CDS encoding glycosyltransferase family 9 protein, translating into MKILISPLFGIGDTLMMTPALRLLKENIKDAKIDVFTIFTSTRDVLLYNPFIDNLIYYPLLKNKLRGLFYFLKNISFKKYDHVINFYPTNRKEYNIFSFLTGSKSRIGHSYRHLNFTELNFLKNKRIMEEEKTHNVLENIRLLKEFFKIEIKSIPPLSIYLKDEELNGARKFLSEKGIVDKFLIGVHAGSSVFKGHTGKRWPEKYFLELLRRIKNKIENCFFLIFGSKDDADVNEFLQRNMEEKLIITDKKIREVAALIKQCKIFISNDSGLMHLAAACGVPVLALFGPTSPYKLFPFGVKHRVCFLNLDCSPCFFYSPKPLRCVKNINFKCMKNMDVDFVYEKFIELYKEIN